ACAACCGTTAAAAAATTAATCAATAATGAAAAACAATTTACTACTCCTTTTTGCCTTCCTACTTATTGTTTCATGTTCCGATGATGATGACCCAGTAACGGTTCAACAATGTGCCAAACCAACAGGTGTTATTGCTAATACCATAACATTTGAAAGTGCTGAAATAATTTGGACCGACGCCAACAGCGCAACTTCTTTTACCGTTGAATACGGTTTATCTGGCTTTATGCTAGGTTCAGGCACCACTATTAATCGGGCTGAAACTTCCGTTATGCTAACGAATCTTGCCGCCAATACGAGTTATGATGTTTATATTACAACAATTTGCAGCATTGACAATTCCAGTATGTACTCGGATGTTTTCAACTTTACCACCTCTGCTCCTTTAGTGATTCCAGAACTCCTTCCAAATCTTTCGGATTTGAATTTATTTGCAGGAAACCTAAACGATTTAACACCAAGCTCTCGTGCTTTCGAATACAACTTAAATACGCCATTATTTACAGACTACGCGCACAAACAGCGTTTAATAGCCTTGCCTCCAGGAACAACTATGGATTTTGTGGATAACGGATTTCCAGATTTTCCAGATAATACGGTTATATCAAAAACTTTTTATTACAATAATGATGAGCGTGACGAATCATTAGGAAAAACAATTATTGAAACGCGAATTTTAATTAAAATTAATGGTGTTTGGGAATTAGGAAATTATAAGTGGAATGCCAACCAAACGGATGCCGTTTTAGATGATATGGCACATACCGTTCCTGTATCCTTTATTGACGATAGCGGAACCACTAACACTATAAATTATGGTGTTCCGTCCATGCAAGACTGTATTAACTGCCATAATAGTAGTAATATAATTACGCCTATTGGACCAAAAATGAGAACTATGAATTTTAATAATCAGCTTCAAGACTTTATTAATGCTGGACATTTATCAAACCTTTCAGACCCTTCAAGCGTTACGACATTGCCAAATTGGGAAGACACTAGCTATACAATTGAAGAGCGTTCTCGCGCCTATTTTGATGTTAATTGTGCACATTGTCATTCCGATGGTGGCTATTGCGAATTCCAGTCTGAATTACGTTTAACATACGAAACTCCTTTTGCTGAATCCATGATTCTTGAACGCAAAGGCAGTATTGATAATCGTATGCGTAATTATAATCCTGGTATTAGTATGCCATTAATTGGCACTAGTATTGTTCATAGTGAAGGTTATGATTTAATTCGCCAATATTTAAACTCCTTATAGTAGGTGTTATAAAGTAGAGAAACAAAAACCCAATGATATCGCTATCATTGGGTTTTTAACTAACCAACTAAAACTAATATGAAAAACTAAATTTATTTATTAGGATTAAACCCTTTAGGTAAATAATCCTGGATATTGAAATTAAACTGAACATCTTCTTCTATTTCTATTAAAGAAACTTTTTCCCAATTAATATCGTCTTTGCCTTTTAATGGGTTAAAGTCTTTTGGCAAGTAGGCATGCGTATCAAAACCTAAATTTATATCTTCTGGTAAATCTATCAGAACAGTTTCCTTCCAATTAATATCATTCTTACCCTCTAAAGGATTAAAATTATTAGGCAAATATTGCTTGACATCAAAACCTAAATCAATAGGCTCATCCATTTCAATTACATGTACATCCTGAATGCTAATTACAGAATTATTTGAAACATGATTATGTTTGTGCTTGTGTGGATTGGTTGTAAAATTATCAGTTACTAAATTGCTAGCCACGGTTGTACTTGCTGCAAGTAATAATCCGCTTATGACTAATAAATGTCTCATTTTCTGTTTATATATTAATATTTATCTATTAGACTTAAAAGACCTTAAAAGGTTTCATTTATTTAGAAATATTTAACACTAAACATCTGAATTTAAGAATACTTAGCAGTTCAGAACAAAAAAACTTCCAAAGGCAATTTCAATTTAGATAATAGCTCTTATCTCTGCTTATTTATATAGTTTGAAATAGAGAGACACCTTGTTTTCACACTATAATTACCAACCAAAATCTAATACTTAAAATTATAACATTAAACCTTTTTAATATTTCCATGTCTTATATGTA
Above is a window of Bizionia sp. M204 DNA encoding:
- a CDS encoding fibronectin type III domain-containing protein, producing MKNNLLLLFAFLLIVSCSDDDDPVTVQQCAKPTGVIANTITFESAEIIWTDANSATSFTVEYGLSGFMLGSGTTINRAETSVMLTNLAANTSYDVYITTICSIDNSSMYSDVFNFTTSAPLVIPELLPNLSDLNLFAGNLNDLTPSSRAFEYNLNTPLFTDYAHKQRLIALPPGTTMDFVDNGFPDFPDNTVISKTFYYNNDERDESLGKTIIETRILIKINGVWELGNYKWNANQTDAVLDDMAHTVPVSFIDDSGTTNTINYGVPSMQDCINCHNSSNIITPIGPKMRTMNFNNQLQDFINAGHLSNLSDPSSVTTLPNWEDTSYTIEERSRAYFDVNCAHCHSDGGYCEFQSELRLTYETPFAESMILERKGSIDNRMRNYNPGISMPLIGTSIVHSEGYDLIRQYLNSL